The Drechmeria coniospora strain ARSEF 6962 chromosome 02, whole genome shotgun sequence genome has a segment encoding these proteins:
- a CDS encoding cas/cse, with translation MAADIGQIAQLLNATLDPSQHRKAEAALKQEASKPQYSLNLLNIVNSDSLPPNTRLSAALAFKNFIRSNYVDEEGNYKLPGDEVQLIKERLIGLMISCPASVQSQLGEAISIIADSDFWRRWDTLTQELVSRFSKSDAKINIGVLEVAHSIFARWRPLMRTDELYTEINHVINTFAQPFMHLLVTTNDVIDQNAGNKEALKAWFETLDLQIKILYDLSSHDLPPVFEENLSSLSGLLMKYLDYSNPLLETDDDTETSIVDVVKADICELLELFTTKYDEDWSPYCEPFITSTWNLLSSIGTETKYDSIVSKALHFLTAVASTQRHSGVFNNEAVLTQIVEKVILPNVALRESDMEMFEDEPIEFIRRDLEGSDTDSRRRSATDFLRKLQEKFEATVTSTVTKYINHYLTLGRSDWKAKDTAIYLFLSIAAKGAVTAAQGVKSVNSMVNVVEFFEQHIASDLVGQDGVEPISKVDAIKYLYTFRSQLSKEQWKGALVPLIQNLNSSNYVVYTYTAIAVERVLFLTDDTGNQMFPRADIEQFANDLLTHLFKLIEKETSPAKLQENEFLMRCVMRILIVIKEGVMPMLETVLTHLILITNVMKQNPSNPRFYYYHFEAMGALVRYCSGSNAALFNQKLWEPFHKILAEDVTEFLPYVFQVLAQLLESSPAEAMSDNYKGLLAPLLGTALWETRGNVPACSRLLSAVIPKAAKVIVAENQLEPVLGIFQKLLSGKKSELQSFDVLEAIVHSFEPAILDQYFGTIIQLLYTKLQGSPSDSFKLRFARFYHLVGARLEAGYGADYFIKKSDQLDEKAFSQVYPPFVLAETEKLARPVDRKTAVVSLTKTLCDSQVFAQKFMKGWANSCRILLSLLANPPAVSAGLGDEIITEASVDDIGFGMTFTALNTCKPVGRDDFPDILDVSKWVKEYMVAANHRHGGAVEGFISQRLPPDQQEAIAHFIR, from the exons atggcggccgacatTGGTCAGATTGCCCAGCTGCTTAACGCAACCCTCGACCCCTCCCAGCACCGGAAAG CCGAGGCCGCACTCAAGCAAGAGGCTTCGAAACCACAATACTCGCTTAACCTGCTCAATATTGTCAATTCTGACAGCCTCCCCCCCAACACCCGGTTGTCGGCGGCCCTCGCCTTCAAGAATTTCATACGATCCAACTATGTG GATGAAGAGGGGAACTATAAGCTTCCTGGGGACGAGGTGCAGTTGATCAAGGAGCGCCTCATTGGCCTCATGATCTCCTGCCCCGCCAGCGTTCAGAGCCAGCTTGGTGAGGCTATTAGCATCATTGCCGACTCGGACTTTTGGCGGCGCTGGGACACACTCACGCAG GAACTTGTCAGTCGATTTTCAAAGTCTGACGCCAAGATCAACATCGGCGTTCTTGAGGTCGCTCACTCTATCTTCGCGCGCTGGCGACCCCTAATGCGAACGGATGAGCTCTATACCGAAATAAATCATGTCATCAACACCTTCGCCCAACCCTTTATGCATCTTCTTGTC ACGACAAACGATGTTATTGACCAGAATGCGGGCAACAAAGAAGCTCTCAAGGCATGGTTCGAAACCTTGGACCTTCAAATCAAGATTCTATACGATCTGTCCTCTCACGACCTACCGCCGGTCTTTGAAGAGAACTTGAGCAGCCTCAGTGGACTCTTGATGAAATACCTCGATTATTCCAACCCTCTTCTCGAAACCGATGACGACACCGAAACTAGTATTGTCGATGTTGTCAAGGCAGATATCTGTGAGCTTCTTGAACTGTTCACAACCAAGTACGACGAGGATTGGTCCCCGTACTGCGAGCCCTTCATCACCAGCACGTGGAATCTGCTGTCATCCATCGGTACTGAGACCAAGTACGATTCCATCGTCAGCAAAGCACTCCATTTCCTCACCGCCGTGGCCTCGACCCAGAGACATTCCGGTGTGTTCAACAACGAAGCTGTTCTAACGCAGATTGTTGAAAAAGTCATACTGCCCAACGTCGCCTTGAGAGAATCCGACATGGAAATGTTTGAAGACGAGCCCATCGAGTTCATCCGACGTGACCTCGAGGGATCTGACACCGATTCGAGACGGAGATCTGCGACCGATTTTCTGCGAAAGCTACAAGAAAAGTTCGAGGCCACAGTGACAAGCACTGTGACCAAGTACATCAACCACTACTTGACGCTTGGCAGGTCGGACTGGAAGGCCAAGGATACGGCGATTTACCTATTTCTTTCCATTGCGGCCAAGGGtgccgtcacggccgccCAGGGTGTCAAGTCTGTCAACTCAATGGTCAATGTGGTCGAGTTTTTCGAGCAGCACATCGCCTCGGACTTGGTGGGCCAAGACGGTGTCGAGCCGATTTCCAAGGTCGATGCGATCAAGTATCTGTACACCTTCCGCAGCCAGCTGTCAAAGGAGCAATGGAAGGGCGCGCTGGTTCCCCTGATCCAAAACCTCAACTCGTCCAACTATGTCGTCTACACGTACACGGCCATCGCTGTCGAGCGTGTGCTGTTTTTGACCGACGACACTGGCAACCAAATGTTCCCCAGGGCCGACATTGAGCAGTTCGCGAACGACCTCTTGACCCACCTGTTCAAGCTGATTGAGAAGGAGACGAGCCCTGCAAAGTTGCAAGAGAACGAGTTCCTGATGCGATGCGTGATGCGTATCCTCATCGTGATCAAGGAGGGGGTCATGCCGATGCTGGAAACGGTCCTGACCCACCTGATTCTTATCACAAACGTCATGAAGCAGAACCCAAGCAACCCTCGGTTCTACTACTATCACTTCGAGGCCATGGGTGCACTGGTCCGCTATTGCTCGGGCAGCAACGCTGCTCTTTTCAACCAGAAACTCTGGGAACCCTTTCACAAGATATTGGCTGAGGATGTTACTG AATTCTTGCCTTATGTCTTCCAGGTTCTTGCCCAATTGCTGGAGTCATCTCCTGCTGAAGCGATGTCGGACAACTACAAGGGGCTCCTGGCGCCTTTGCTGGGCACGGCTCTGTGGGAGACACGGGGCAACGTGCCTGCCTGCTCTCGACTGCTGTCTGCCGTCATccccaaggcggccaaggtcaTCGTTGCCGAGAATCAGTTGGAGCCTGTGCTGGGCATCTTCCAGAAGCTGCTGAGCGGCAAGAAGTCGGAGCTGCAGTCCTTTGATGTTTTGGAGGCCATAGTGCACTCGTTTGAGCC GGCGATTCTCGACCAGTACTTCGGAACCATCATCCAGCTTCTCTATACGAAGTTGCAGGGATCGCCTTCGGACTCATTCAAGCTTCGGTTTGCGCGATTCTATCATCTCGTAGGCGCGAGGCTAGAGGCTGGCTATGGTGCCGACTACTTCATCAAGAAGTCAGACCAGCTGGACGAGAAAGCGTTCAGCCAGGTCTACCCTCCGTTTGTACTGGCCGAGACGGAGAAGCTTGCGAGACCTGTGGACCGAAAAACGGCTGTCGTGTCGCTGACTAAGACTCTGTGCGACTCTCAGGTTTTTGCGCAAAAGTTCATGAAGGGATGGGCCAATAGCTGCCGCATTCTACTGTCATTGCTCGCTAACCCCCCTGCGGTCTCGGCGGgactcggcgacgagatcaTCACCGAagcctccgtcgacgacataGGATTCGGCATGACGTTCACTGCCCTCAACACGTGCAAGCCCGTGGGGCGAGACGACTTTCCCGACATTCTGGATGTAAGCAAGTGGGTGAAGGAGTACATGGTGGCTGCCAACCATCGACacggcggtgccgttgaGGGTTTCATCTCGCAGCGCTTGCCGCCTGATCAGCAGGAGGCAATTGCTCATTTCATCCGCTGA